One Vespula pensylvanica isolate Volc-1 chromosome 1, ASM1446617v1, whole genome shotgun sequence genomic region harbors:
- the LOC122630525 gene encoding AMMECR1-like protein encodes MAAGCCGTKKQKLNNSTSIPCNGSTVLQNGTQIRYSTIVQPEMGFFCFDVLYCQLHQLDPPKTPNFSNDAFPLFVTWSIGKDMRLRGCIGTFNAMHLHAGLREYATTSAFKDSRFNPITREELPRLHVSVSILRNFEDGVDYLDWEVGVHGIRIEFHNEKGNKRTATYLPDVAPEQGWDQIQTIDSLLHKGGYKGLVTPDIRRSVKLTRYQSEKVTVSYQDYMTHWHCRRC; translated from the exons ATGGCTGCTGGCTGTTGTGGAACGAAGAAGCAAAAGCTGAATAACTCGACCAGCATTCCGTGCAATGGCTCGACCGTATTGCAAAACGGCACCCAGATACGCTATTCCACGATAGTCCAACCGGAAATGGGTTTCTTTTGCTTCGACGTACTTTACTGCCAACTACATCAACTTGACCCTCCAAAAACGCCCAACTTCAGCAACGATGCATT CCCTTTATTCGTAACTTGGTCTATTGGAAAAGACATGAGATTAAGAGGCTGCATCGGTACATTCAATGCTATGCATTTACATGCCGGATTAAGAGAATACGCTACTACTAG CGCATTTAAAGATTCTCGCTTCAATCCGATAACAAGAGAAGAATTGCCACGCTTACATGTAAGCGTATCTATCCTTAGAAATTTTGAAGACGGGGTAGACTATTTAGATTGGGAAGTTGGAGTTCATGGAATTCGTATAGAATTTCATAATGAAAAGGGTAATAAGCGGACCGCTACTTACTTGCCTGATGTAGCACCGGAACAAG GATGGGACCAGATACAGACAATAGACTCCCTGCTGCATAAAGGTGGTTATAAAGGATTGGTAACCCCAGACATTAGACGTAGTGTGAAGTTAACTCGTTACCAGAGTGAGAAGGTCACCGTAAGCTATCAAGATTATATGACACATTGGCACTGCCGAAGGTGCTAG
- the LOC122630528 gene encoding uncharacterized protein LOC122630528, which yields MALRMSKGEVPENAIALTRSEAIKYQWNQIHKWKPQREVWPFSYGVALLGGVAALSGVYINMRIRKSLKLRNFGTAASAITMSVCPGSLVCIAQLQMVTEKTFFPLESCPLCIEMRSIVVQNCGAIIYPMILSPIVNFLIAKRDGRFRMPYYTNWKEMIYFCVNLFKPIVPSLGVLGAINALAAAVIVYKQFNCLSYIREVLSVENESDELQKDF from the exons ATGGCTTTGAGAATGTCAAAGGGTGAAGTACCAGAAAATGCTATTGCTTTGACCAGAAGCGAAGCTATTAAATACCAGTGGAATCAAATTCACAAATGGAAACCACAAAGAGAAGT atgGCCTTTTTCATATGGAGTAGCTTTACTAGGAGGTGTCGCTGCGTTATCAggtgtatatattaatatgagGATTAGAAAATCACTTAAATTACGTAATTTTGGTACTGCTGCTTCTGCCATCACTATGTCAGTATGTCCAGGGTCGCTTGTATGTATCGCCCAGCTACAG atgGTTACAGAAAAGACTTTTTTTCCACTCGAAAGCTGTCCGTTATGCATTGAAATGAGATCGATAGTCGTTCAGAATTGTGGTGCCATTATATATCCTATGATATTATCGCCGATAGTAAACTTTCTG atCGCTAAGCGTGATGGAAGATTTAGAATGCCGTATTATACAAACtggaaagaaatgatatactTTTGTGTGAACTTATTTAAACCTATTGTCCCATCATTAGGAGTCTTAGGTGCTATAAATGCTTTAGCTGCAGCTGTCAttgtatataaacaatttaattgTTTATCTTATATACGGGAAGTATTATCTGTAGAAAATGAAAGCGATGAGTTACAAAAAGATTTCTAG